From Novosphingobium decolorationis, one genomic window encodes:
- a CDS encoding group II intron maturase-specific domain-containing protein translates to MSIANKSLTRLKERLRAITRRNRGISLAAMIAQTNAFTTGWVTYYRHARAQTVLREIDSWLRRKLRCVRLKQCKRTMTIATFLRENGVPEWQAWIFALSGKGWWRLSGSPQAAHGMPNAWFDQAGLSSLALQHAALNRTGNRRDTQYVRPVV, encoded by the coding sequence TTGAGCATAGCGAACAAAAGTCTCACGCGGCTGAAGGAGCGGCTCAGGGCGATTACGCGCCGCAACCGAGGCATCAGCCTCGCGGCGATGATCGCACAGACCAATGCCTTCACTACAGGGTGGGTCACCTACTACCGACACGCCCGGGCTCAGACGGTTTTGCGCGAGATCGACAGCTGGCTCCGGCGCAAGCTTCGCTGCGTCCGGCTCAAACAGTGCAAGCGCACCATGACGATCGCCACTTTCTTAAGGGAAAACGGCGTCCCAGAATGGCAGGCTTGGATCTTCGCGCTCTCGGGAAAGGGCTGGTGGCGCCTGTCGGGCAGCCCTCAGGCCGCCCACGGCATGCCCAACGCATGGTTCGATCAGGCAGGTCTCTCAAGCCTCGCTCTCCAACATGCCGCCTTAAACCGTACCGGAAACCGCCGTGATACGCAGTACGTACGTCCGGTGGTGTGA
- the istB gene encoding IS21-like element helper ATPase IstB, whose amino-acid sequence MSDQTPELLLAHNLKALKLPTCLREHHKLARQCAAEGVDHIRFLARLVEMEMIDRERRMVERRIKAARFPAVKSLDSFDFTVIPRLNKMQVLEMARCEWIERRENAIALGPSGTGKTHVALGLGLAACQKGLSVGFTTAAALVSEMMEARDERRLLRFQKQMVGYKLLIIDELGFVPLSKTGAELLFELISQRYERGSTLITSNLPFDEWTETFGSERLTGALLDRLTHHVSILEMNGESYRLAHSRARKAKIRP is encoded by the coding sequence ATGAGCGATCAGACCCCGGAGCTTCTTCTCGCTCACAATCTCAAGGCACTCAAGCTGCCTACGTGCCTGCGAGAGCACCACAAGCTCGCCCGGCAATGTGCCGCTGAAGGCGTCGATCATATCCGCTTCCTCGCCCGCCTTGTCGAGATGGAGATGATCGACAGGGAGCGTCGTATGGTCGAGCGGCGCATCAAGGCCGCGCGCTTCCCCGCCGTCAAAAGCCTCGACAGCTTCGACTTCACCGTCATCCCCAGGCTCAACAAGATGCAGGTGCTCGAGATGGCGCGCTGCGAGTGGATCGAGCGGCGTGAGAACGCCATCGCTCTGGGGCCATCGGGCACCGGAAAGACGCACGTAGCGTTGGGGCTCGGACTGGCAGCATGCCAGAAAGGGCTGTCGGTGGGCTTCACCACTGCGGCGGCGCTGGTCAGCGAAATGATGGAGGCGCGCGACGAGCGGCGTCTCCTGCGCTTCCAGAAGCAGATGGTCGGATACAAACTGCTCATCATCGACGAACTGGGCTTCGTACCGCTCTCCAAGACCGGCGCCGAACTGCTGTTCGAGCTGATCTCCCAGCGTTACGAACGCGGCTCCACCTTGATCACCAGCAACCTGCCCTTCGACGAATGGACCGAAACCTTCGGATCCGAGCGTCTCACAGGCGCGCTCCTCGATCGCCTGACCCATCACGTCAGCATCCTCGAGATGAACGGCGAAAGCTATCGCCTCGCTCACAGCCGGGCCCGCAAGGCCAAAATCAGACCCTGA